A window of the Bdellovibrio sp. ZAP7 genome harbors these coding sequences:
- a CDS encoding fumarylacetoacetate hydrolase family protein — MKLGSLKSAQSLDGDLCVISRDLKTAVKATHIAPNLREAMEKWSAKEADLKKLYNDLNEGKASAAFPVNEKDFHSALPRTWLFADGSAFIYHIKLVRKARNAPLPETLSTVPLMYQGECGQFLAPTEDIPQRDFAHGTDFEGEVGVITDFVPMGVTPDEALKHIKLFVLINDVSLRGLIPEELAGGFGFFQSKPASALSPFAVTADELAEGYKDGRVHLPLDVTYNGEFFGKANAGAMHFHFGQLIAHAARTRNLPAGALIGSGTVSNEDHSKGSSCLAEKRMIEQIETGSIKTPFMKAGDTIQMQMNNSKGENIFGKISQKVRSV; from the coding sequence GTGAAATTAGGTTCTCTGAAATCAGCTCAAAGTTTGGACGGTGATCTGTGCGTGATCAGCCGTGATTTGAAAACGGCGGTTAAAGCGACTCATATCGCTCCGAACTTGCGCGAGGCTATGGAAAAATGGTCTGCGAAAGAAGCTGATTTGAAAAAATTGTATAATGATTTGAACGAAGGCAAAGCTTCTGCTGCCTTCCCAGTGAATGAAAAGGACTTCCATTCTGCACTGCCAAGAACATGGTTATTTGCGGATGGTTCTGCTTTCATCTATCACATTAAGCTTGTACGTAAGGCTCGTAATGCTCCATTGCCAGAAACATTGTCTACAGTTCCTTTGATGTATCAAGGGGAGTGTGGGCAGTTCCTGGCACCGACCGAAGATATTCCGCAACGTGATTTCGCGCATGGAACAGACTTTGAGGGCGAAGTGGGAGTGATTACTGATTTTGTTCCTATGGGTGTAACTCCTGACGAGGCACTAAAGCACATCAAGCTTTTTGTATTGATCAATGATGTATCTTTGCGTGGGTTGATCCCTGAAGAGCTTGCCGGTGGTTTTGGATTCTTCCAAAGTAAACCAGCTTCAGCGCTTTCGCCGTTTGCTGTTACAGCGGACGAATTGGCAGAGGGATATAAAGATGGCCGTGTTCATTTGCCATTGGATGTGACTTACAACGGTGAGTTCTTTGGTAAAGCCAATGCCGGTGCGATGCATTTTCACTTTGGTCAATTGATCGCTCATGCAGCCAGAACACGCAATTTGCCAGCGGGTGCACTGATTGGCAGCGGTACGGTTTCTAATGAAGATCATTCAAAGGGTTCCAGCTGCTTGGCTGAAAAACGAATGATTGAACAAATTGAAACAGGATCTATCAAAACGCCTTTCATGAAAGCCGGCGATACGATTCAGATGCAGATGAATAATTCTAAAGGTGAAAATATCTTTGGGAAAATTTCTCAGAAAGTTCGTTCCGTCTAG
- a CDS encoding superoxide dismutase family protein has protein sequence MKRFIAPVLAALLIGACAHKEEAPVVAAPPPPPPPTKAQAVLKAAKGSKIKGVVHFTEENGEIKVETMIDGLKAGPHGFHIHEVGTCEGDFTSAGGHFNPTSKKHGSPTGTERHTGDLGNLMADKKGKGNTTMTLKAALNGPEGIIGKSIVVHKGKDDLKSQPAGNSGPREACGVIEAM, from the coding sequence ATGAAAAGATTTATTGCACCAGTCCTTGCGGCATTACTAATTGGCGCTTGCGCGCACAAAGAGGAAGCTCCAGTTGTAGCTGCTCCGCCACCACCTCCGCCACCGACAAAAGCTCAAGCTGTATTAAAAGCAGCCAAAGGCTCAAAAATTAAAGGTGTCGTTCACTTCACGGAAGAAAATGGCGAAATCAAAGTAGAAACAATGATCGATGGTTTGAAAGCCGGCCCTCATGGTTTCCATATTCACGAAGTTGGAACTTGTGAAGGTGATTTCACTTCAGCTGGTGGCCACTTCAATCCAACAAGTAAAAAACACGGCTCACCAACTGGTACAGAACGTCACACGGGAGACCTGGGTAACTTGATGGCTGATAAAAAAGGTAAAGGCAACACGACTATGACTTTGAAAGCCGCTTTAAATGGCCCAGAAGGCATCATCGGTAAATCTATCGTTGTGCACAAAGGTAAAGATGATTTGAAATCCCAACCTGCTGGCAACTCGGGACCTCGTGAAGCTTGCGGCGTTATCGAAGCAATGTAA
- a CDS encoding OsmC family protein, which produces MVKSTTHYQGEKHCEITHEPSGARIATDAPKDNHGKGELFSPTDLVGAAMGSCMLTTMAIHSEKDGIVLKGAWASVEKEMIANPRRIAKLNVVLHLPMSIPHDYRKKIEGFALGCPVKESMHPDMQIPVLFHYDIA; this is translated from the coding sequence ATGGTTAAATCAACGACTCACTATCAAGGTGAAAAACATTGTGAAATCACGCATGAACCCTCCGGCGCTCGAATTGCCACAGACGCACCTAAAGACAATCATGGTAAGGGTGAACTTTTCTCTCCGACAGATTTAGTTGGAGCCGCGATGGGTAGCTGCATGCTAACCACGATGGCTATTCACTCGGAAAAAGACGGCATCGTTCTTAAAGGTGCTTGGGCTTCTGTTGAAAAAGAGATGATTGCAAATCCTCGAAGAATCGCAAAATTAAATGTAGTCCTACATTTGCCAATGAGCATTCCCCATGACTATCGCAAGAAAATCGAAGGCTTTGCCTTGGGTTGCCCCGTGAAAGAAAGCATGCATCCGGATATGCAAATTCCTGTGTTATTTCACTATGATATAGCATAG
- a CDS encoding response regulator, translating into MNPQEEKSRLLIVEDDADIRELLKHFLKEFVDEIVEAENGAAALQYVKTKEFDTILSDIEMPQMNGLKFLAYVRSLGHMTPFVVLTAHGDHARALEALSLGAFDFITKDSKRKFVIESVCSAIKIGREMKASKGDAIQSTHLRKLYNDMSKSSEMRLRKIIDQMSN; encoded by the coding sequence ATGAACCCACAGGAAGAAAAAAGCAGATTGCTGATTGTTGAGGACGACGCAGATATTCGCGAGCTCCTTAAACATTTCTTGAAAGAGTTCGTCGATGAAATCGTTGAGGCAGAAAACGGTGCTGCAGCTTTACAATACGTAAAGACTAAAGAGTTCGATACCATTCTATCGGACATCGAAATGCCCCAAATGAACGGTCTAAAGTTTTTGGCTTACGTTCGCTCATTGGGTCACATGACTCCTTTCGTGGTTCTGACTGCACACGGAGATCATGCTCGCGCCCTGGAAGCACTTTCCCTGGGAGCCTTTGACTTCATCACCAAAGATTCAAAAAGAAAATTCGTTATCGAAAGCGTTTGCTCTGCTATCAAAATCGGTCGTGAAATGAAAGCCTCAAAGGGCGACGCTATTCAATCCACACATCTTCGCAAGCTTTACAACGACATGTCTAAATCATCAGAGATGCGTCTGCGTAAAATTATCGACCAGATGTCTAATTAG
- a CDS encoding ATP-binding protein yields MIAAGTMGYKVGTSSLQSGHSERLIQIRLNRAQALKTDLENLGNNLLVAAEMGRVRDAVLSFHANFKKINDGTSEIAPAKDIRIVSSYYKNKPGFEEEKNIAARLSKPAVILQSMILQEAERNESTPRNVTALKTIDPYGYFKTHGDIHTFMSDYADRFQMADVLLIDKDGVVVYSVQKGFELGANLNTGIFSATRLTDVYRWSQSAPPQTFRFFDFAPLAGVLPEYVSYIAAPIYDQKTYIGTLVFQIALDRFDQILSDNFQWKRSGLRETGEVIAYGPDGYMRNNSRLHYENPGEFLKLLSSANKSQVPQLVKDSGTTAMAVSLPADKIRHYLRNDDIVETGTDYLNAVSLMSIGKVQLPGGVEWALVAKSNFNETTGPINHYLIIFVIIGSLFLLISLLIAFFFSKQLIQPLNFLHSRISTQGNKVQEISYSSQDEFANIFKDFNKLASSYGQEQQEKTVLEQVVRTLNKVMFMVEIIPGFGGSLKAIIRKSNPIANELIGTPEAALVGSELSLWLEIDLKDLIDQQRTEAHLKCLSGERIPLAITTVPMNNSAGRERFVIVGGDLRWKLEAERELRMKEDLLKASQAISKTGSFRWDFRLGKMIWSDEQFKLLGLNPNEVQPSYDLFKAMVHHEDVHILETALKQAGSGIREFHFEVRVRRADTHEFIWTNLMGLTEYDDKRNPVCTWGINQDITQMKKAEQELIAMKDEALKSSLAKSQFLAHMPHEIRTPMNAIMGMAELLKDTKLDPDQRYYLTIFQKASDVLMTLINDILDLSKIEAGEVSIENISFELHKMMTDVQEMMRPRAQIKGVEYSFDIGPGVSTFLMGDPTKLRQVLINLVSNSIKFTERGEIKVTVVKSPTKKDSLLISVSDTGVGIAPQKQHLIFQKFSQADSSITRRYGGTGLGLAISKSLVELMGGQIWFKSRENAGTTFFFTVPYREQSPGLQLKTVRMPETSLLSFADQIEARELDKFRKIRILLADDTEDNRILFTHFFKNQPFEIIEAENGLEAVDKIKSNEFDIVFMDVQMPEMDGYAATAIIREWERTTQHSHIPIIALTAHALSDDKQKSLNAGCDDHVTKPFKKDVLLGVINRYTMN; encoded by the coding sequence ATGATTGCCGCCGGAACAATGGGCTATAAAGTGGGTACTTCCTCACTCCAAAGCGGTCATTCGGAGCGTTTGATTCAAATTCGACTGAACCGTGCTCAAGCTTTAAAGACTGATCTTGAAAATCTTGGCAATAACTTGCTCGTCGCTGCCGAGATGGGCCGAGTGCGCGATGCAGTTTTATCCTTCCATGCAAACTTTAAGAAAATCAATGACGGCACCAGTGAAATCGCTCCGGCGAAAGACATCCGCATTGTCAGCTCTTATTACAAAAACAAACCTGGTTTCGAGGAAGAAAAAAATATTGCCGCTCGCCTAAGTAAGCCCGCGGTGATTCTGCAATCGATGATTTTGCAGGAGGCTGAAAGAAATGAAAGCACTCCCCGCAACGTCACGGCTTTAAAAACCATCGATCCTTATGGTTATTTCAAAACTCACGGCGATATTCACACTTTCATGTCAGATTATGCCGATCGTTTTCAAATGGCCGATGTCTTATTGATCGATAAGGACGGCGTCGTCGTCTATTCAGTGCAAAAAGGTTTTGAACTGGGTGCCAATCTAAACACGGGCATCTTCAGCGCAACACGATTAACGGATGTTTATCGGTGGTCACAAAGTGCGCCTCCGCAAACATTTCGCTTCTTTGACTTTGCTCCGCTGGCGGGAGTTCTGCCTGAGTACGTTTCTTATATTGCGGCACCGATTTACGACCAAAAAACCTATATCGGAACTTTAGTTTTTCAAATCGCGCTCGATCGTTTCGATCAAATCCTTAGCGATAATTTTCAATGGAAGCGTTCGGGCTTACGTGAAACTGGTGAAGTGATCGCATATGGTCCTGACGGATATATGCGCAACAACTCTCGTCTGCATTATGAAAATCCAGGCGAGTTCCTAAAACTATTATCCAGCGCAAATAAGTCCCAGGTCCCGCAACTGGTCAAAGACAGCGGCACTACGGCGATGGCTGTAAGCTTGCCAGCCGATAAAATTCGTCACTACTTACGTAATGACGACATCGTGGAAACCGGCACTGACTATTTGAATGCAGTCAGCCTAATGTCCATCGGGAAAGTACAACTTCCTGGTGGCGTCGAGTGGGCGCTGGTGGCGAAGTCGAATTTCAACGAGACGACAGGCCCGATTAATCACTATCTGATTATTTTTGTGATCATTGGCTCCCTGTTCCTTTTGATTTCTCTTTTGATCGCCTTTTTCTTTTCCAAACAATTGATCCAACCCCTGAACTTCCTGCATTCCCGCATCAGCACTCAGGGTAATAAAGTTCAGGAAATCAGTTATTCCTCCCAGGACGAATTTGCGAATATCTTTAAAGACTTCAACAAGCTTGCAAGTTCCTATGGCCAAGAACAGCAGGAGAAAACAGTTCTAGAGCAAGTCGTGCGCACGCTTAACAAAGTGATGTTCATGGTGGAAATTATTCCTGGCTTTGGTGGCAGCTTAAAAGCCATTATCCGCAAATCCAATCCGATTGCGAACGAACTGATCGGCACTCCCGAGGCAGCACTTGTTGGGTCGGAGTTATCTTTGTGGTTAGAGATTGATCTTAAAGACCTGATTGACCAGCAAAGAACTGAAGCCCATTTGAAATGCCTTTCTGGAGAGCGCATTCCACTGGCTATCACCACTGTTCCGATGAACAACTCTGCAGGACGCGAAAGATTCGTGATTGTCGGAGGTGACTTGCGCTGGAAGCTCGAGGCGGAACGCGAACTTCGCATGAAGGAAGATTTACTGAAGGCTTCTCAGGCAATTTCTAAAACCGGGTCCTTCCGTTGGGATTTCCGTCTGGGCAAAATGATTTGGTCAGATGAGCAGTTTAAACTCTTGGGTTTAAATCCCAACGAAGTTCAGCCCAGCTACGATCTTTTCAAAGCCATGGTCCATCATGAAGATGTTCACATCTTAGAGACCGCGCTTAAGCAAGCCGGTTCCGGCATCCGTGAATTCCACTTTGAAGTTCGTGTGCGCAGAGCTGACACCCACGAGTTCATCTGGACAAATTTGATGGGCTTGACTGAATACGATGACAAAAGAAATCCCGTCTGCACTTGGGGTATTAACCAAGACATCACGCAAATGAAAAAAGCAGAACAAGAATTAATTGCCATGAAGGATGAGGCGTTAAAATCATCTTTGGCGAAATCTCAGTTTCTGGCTCACATGCCCCATGAGATTCGTACCCCAATGAATGCGATCATGGGTATGGCCGAGCTTTTAAAAGATACCAAGCTTGATCCTGATCAGCGCTATTACTTAACGATCTTCCAAAAAGCCAGCGACGTACTGATGACGTTGATCAATGATATTCTGGATCTATCCAAGATTGAAGCCGGTGAAGTTTCTATCGAAAATATTTCGTTTGAGCTTCATAAGATGATGACAGACGTCCAAGAGATGATGCGTCCTCGTGCACAAATCAAAGGAGTCGAGTACTCTTTTGATATCGGTCCTGGCGTCAGCACATTCCTGATGGGTGATCCAACCAAATTACGTCAGGTTCTGATCAACTTGGTGAGCAACTCGATAAAGTTTACTGAGCGTGGTGAAATCAAAGTCACGGTTGTTAAGAGTCCGACCAAGAAAGACAGCCTTCTGATCAGCGTCAGCGACACTGGTGTCGGTATCGCTCCGCAAAAGCAACATTTGATATTCCAGAAGTTTTCCCAAGCCGACAGCTCGATCACACGGCGCTATGGTGGAACGGGGTTGGGCCTGGCAATTTCCAAAAGCCTTGTCGAACTTATGGGTGGTCAAATTTGGTTTAAGAGCCGTGAAAACGCCGGGACAACGTTTTTCTTTACGGTTCCTTACCGTGAACAGTCCCCAGGTCTTCAGCTAAAAACTGTACGAATGCCTGAAACCAGCCTGCTTTCATTTGCTGATCAAATAGAAGCTCGTGAACTGGACAAATTCAGAAAAATTCGTATCTTGTTAGCTGACGACACGGAAGACAATCGCATTTTATTTACGCACTTCTTTAAGAACCAGCCGTTTGAAATAATTGAAGCGGAGAATGGACTTGAAGCAGTAGATAAGATAAAATCGAACGAGTTTGATATCGTCTTTATGGACGTTCAAATGCCAGAGATGGACGGCTATGCCGCTACGGCGATTATCAGGGAATGGGAACGCACGACTCAGCATTCACACATCCCGATTATCGCGCTGACAGCACACGCCCTTTCTGATGACAAACAAAAGTCCTTAAATGCGGGCTGTGATGATCACGTCACAAAGCCATTTAAGAAAGACGTTTTGCTGGGCGTGATTAACCGTTACACGATGAACTAA
- a CDS encoding Hpt domain-containing protein — MAKIKVEIDADLQDLIPQFTENRKKDILTLEELIGKNDLPAIAALTHKIKGAASSYGFMQLSEIAAQMEKLSKNNEGTQLAALAQDMKNHFENIEIQFVPMS; from the coding sequence ATGGCAAAAATCAAAGTAGAAATCGACGCTGATCTTCAAGATCTGATTCCGCAGTTCACCGAGAACCGCAAAAAGGACATTTTGACCCTTGAAGAACTCATTGGAAAAAATGATCTTCCCGCCATCGCGGCTTTAACCCACAAAATCAAGGGCGCTGCTTCCAGTTACGGTTTTATGCAATTAAGTGAAATTGCTGCTCAAATGGAAAAGCTCTCCAAAAACAACGAGGGCACTCAACTTGCGGCCCTTGCCCAAGACATGAAAAACCATTTTGAAAATATCGAAATTCAATTTGTTCCGATGTCCTAG
- a CDS encoding phosphate/phosphite/phosphonate ABC transporter substrate-binding protein, which yields MKKILIFLTLFSALSCTSKRELGTEGNPIHFALVPGQDAAVLLENGKILEQWLRDQTNLVVKIQVPANFVAVIEGLGSQRVDFAIINTFGYILAHDKYQANAVLIGENNGRSEYWGQIIARDPKIKSLKDINGKKMAYVDPASTSGYVLPATLLKDAGVKPRELVFAGKHDSVVSMVYQGQVDAGATYHTPAEDGKPQDARRLVLTQFPDVFDKVRIIAMTGSIPSDPVVFRAGFPAEQQKKLVEALKNFSASPNGKQTLRKLYHITNFKDCTDQTFDPVRKILLNLGKNAQDLVK from the coding sequence ATGAAGAAAATACTCATTTTTCTAACGCTATTCTCCGCGCTTTCTTGCACGTCAAAGCGCGAGTTGGGTACGGAAGGAAATCCCATTCATTTTGCTCTGGTTCCCGGACAAGATGCAGCCGTTTTGTTAGAAAACGGGAAAATTTTAGAGCAGTGGCTGCGCGATCAAACGAACTTAGTCGTGAAGATTCAAGTTCCAGCAAATTTCGTTGCTGTTATTGAGGGCTTGGGATCTCAGCGAGTTGATTTCGCGATCATCAATACGTTTGGATATATATTGGCTCACGACAAGTACCAGGCTAATGCAGTTTTGATTGGTGAAAACAATGGTCGTTCTGAATATTGGGGTCAGATTATTGCGAGAGACCCCAAAATTAAATCTCTTAAAGATATCAACGGAAAGAAAATGGCTTACGTCGATCCCGCGTCGACGTCTGGATATGTTCTGCCAGCAACACTTTTAAAGGATGCTGGTGTGAAGCCGAGAGAATTAGTGTTCGCAGGCAAGCACGACAGCGTTGTCAGCATGGTTTATCAGGGCCAAGTGGATGCGGGAGCAACTTATCATACTCCCGCAGAAGACGGTAAACCTCAGGATGCACGCCGTTTGGTGCTCACTCAATTTCCAGATGTTTTTGACAAAGTACGAATCATTGCGATGACGGGATCTATTCCGAGTGATCCGGTTGTATTTCGTGCGGGATTTCCGGCTGAACAGCAAAAGAAATTGGTGGAAGCGCTTAAGAATTTTTCCGCTTCTCCAAATGGAAAGCAGACTTTGCGTAAGCTTTATCACATTACGAATTTTAAAGACTGTACTGATCAGACATTTGACCCGGTTCGCAAGATCCTGCTCAATCTGGGTAAGAATGCACAGGATCTCGTAAAATAG
- a CDS encoding outer membrane beta-barrel protein, which translates to MKLLKLAFTAAVLLFSTQSMAAGFYFEPAVFYESGKGNVDIDNSEATTKGMGVDLKLGMHFVDHMLFVGVDGSYSKPKFKHDNTGYEADATSSTYGGIIGVQTPLLGLRFWAGYVAGGTLDPEESGIFDVKFDEAKGPKFGVGIKIFLVAINFEYMDLKYSKGTGNWGSIPSLDDFGNKVSMISVSLPFMF; encoded by the coding sequence ATGAAGTTATTGAAGTTGGCATTTACGGCTGCTGTTCTTCTTTTTTCCACGCAATCCATGGCGGCAGGATTCTATTTCGAACCTGCAGTTTTTTATGAAAGCGGAAAGGGCAACGTCGACATCGACAATTCCGAAGCAACAACTAAGGGCATGGGTGTCGATTTAAAACTGGGCATGCACTTTGTGGATCACATGCTGTTTGTGGGAGTCGATGGGTCCTATTCCAAACCAAAATTCAAACACGACAACACCGGTTACGAAGCCGACGCAACCTCCAGCACATACGGTGGGATTATTGGTGTGCAGACTCCCCTGCTTGGTTTACGCTTTTGGGCTGGATATGTTGCCGGCGGCACTTTGGATCCCGAGGAAAGCGGTATATTTGACGTCAAATTCGACGAAGCCAAAGGACCTAAATTCGGAGTAGGAATTAAGATCTTCCTGGTCGCAATCAACTTTGAGTACATGGATCTGAAATACTCAAAAGGAACAGGCAACTGGGGTTCTATCCCAAGCCTTGATGACTTCGGCAATAAAGTCAGCATGATCAGCGTAAGCCTGCCTTTCATGTTCTAA